Proteins from a genomic interval of Crassostrea angulata isolate pt1a10 chromosome 7, ASM2561291v2, whole genome shotgun sequence:
- the LOC128192567 gene encoding barH-like 2 homeobox protein — translation MEFYRNYQIHTKDQSRQLVSAIHSNIGAVWNKNIEEFSGTCKPSRSSENGTNFLSSCDDGRKSFTKRTSFMISDILSTENKSRNVDYNCSDTASNGDSDEELNTPASRGCSTSEGYLRHEMVTKIKKPRKARTAFTDQQLNNLEKHFARQKYLSVQDRMELAAKLGLSDTQVKTWYQNRRTKWKRQTSVSLELLAEANLANAHRMMNPYISVYPDHQNTFTELYHRQTAGLIVPRPLLSSMYSY, via the exons ATGGAATTCTACAGGAACTACCAAATTCATACCAAAGATCAAAGCAGGCAGTTAGTTTCTGCTATTCATTCAAACATAGGTGCAGTTTGGAACAAAAACATTGAAGAGTTTTCAGGAACGTGCAAACCTTCCAGATCAAGTGAGAATGGGACTAATTTCTTATCATCTTGTGATGATGGTCGTAAATCATTCACAAAGAGGACTTCGTTCATGATCAGTGATATTTTATCGACAGAAAACAAAAGCAGAAATGTTGATTATAATTGCTCAGATACAGCATCGAATGGAGATTCAGATGAGGAATTGAACACTCCAGCCTCGAGGGGATGCTCTACTTCAG aAGGTTACCTAAGACATGAAATGGTTACCAAAATAAAGAAACCTCGTAAAGCCAGGACAGCTTTTACAGATCAACAACTTAACAATCTTGAAAAGCACTTTGCTCGACAAAAGTATCTTAGCGTTCAAGACAGAATGGAGTTAGCTGCCAAACTAGGACTTTCCGACACTCAAGTCAAAACTTGGTACCAAAATAGAAG AACAAAATGGAAACGTCAGACATCAGTAAGTTTGGAATTGCTTGCTGAGGCCAACCTAGCAAACGCTCATAGAATGATGAATCCATACATCAGTGTTTATCCTGATCATCAAAACACTTTTACAGAATTGTATCACAGACAGACAGCTGGTCTTATCGTACCAAGACCACTCTTATCTTCAATGTACAGTTATTGA